One segment of Bacillus alkalisoli DNA contains the following:
- a CDS encoding plasmid pRiA4b ORF-3 family protein has protein sequence MLLQCTKKMLDELKIKPDITPVEVNQVHAWHVNVLKEGRRKIVVFVHDISRYALVLDNLKAKELKNLGSLFQQAIRETLRAEYIKEDVIEDYLAKAPDIISSKTKDRTCVARLNKACENVYAFQSFLKPDAVIQVDISKRISKLLAGNGNGQYITPNIELYKSLEAFAGKSIFETCALELNVKLALKNYDVSRTLMVPKQITFDKLHEVMQAAFGWQDYHLHEFNIYPPDTVFPEEAFFYSLKPIVSLICDEEMFAYEDNISKKMETGERLADYLPAKIVYRYDFGDDWNHIIEVVREVDNYEHNYPKCIGGTGNTPPEDVGGERGYEEFFHIISTPNHPDLEHMKTWGKSNGYKDFDLKDINWKLKEI, from the coding sequence ATGCTTTTGCAGTGTACGAAAAAGATGTTAGATGAGTTGAAAATAAAGCCAGATATCACACCGGTAGAAGTAAATCAGGTGCATGCGTGGCATGTGAATGTGTTGAAAGAAGGACGACGGAAGATTGTGGTATTTGTCCATGACATTTCCCGTTATGCACTTGTTTTGGACAACCTGAAGGCAAAAGAACTTAAAAATCTAGGTTCTTTGTTTCAGCAAGCCATTCGTGAAACGCTTCGAGCGGAGTACATAAAGGAAGATGTTATTGAGGATTATTTAGCTAAGGCGCCAGACATTATTTCTTCTAAAACAAAAGATCGAACTTGTGTAGCGAGGCTAAATAAGGCTTGTGAGAATGTCTATGCTTTTCAAAGTTTTCTAAAACCAGATGCGGTTATTCAAGTGGACATTAGTAAGAGGATTAGTAAGCTATTAGCGGGAAACGGAAATGGGCAGTACATCACTCCGAATATTGAGTTGTACAAATCATTAGAGGCGTTTGCTGGTAAGTCTATTTTTGAGACATGTGCATTAGAACTTAACGTTAAGCTAGCTTTGAAGAACTACGATGTATCGAGAACTTTAATGGTGCCGAAACAGATTACTTTTGATAAACTTCATGAAGTAATGCAGGCAGCTTTCGGTTGGCAAGATTATCATTTACATGAGTTTAACATTTATCCACCGGATACTGTTTTTCCGGAGGAAGCCTTTTTCTATAGTTTGAAGCCGATAGTGTCGTTGATATGTGATGAAGAAATGTTTGCTTATGAAGATAACATTTCAAAAAAGATGGAGACCGGAGAAAGACTAGCCGATTACCTTCCTGCAAAAATTGTCTATCGTTATGATTTTGGGGATGACTGGAATCACATTATTGAAGTGGTGAGAGAAGTAGATAATTATGAGCATAATTATCCAAAATGTATAGGTGGGACTGGAAACACACCTCCTGAAGATGTTGGAGGTGAGAGAGGATATGAAGAATTCTTTCATATCATATCAACTCCTAACCACCCAGATCTTGAACATATGAAGACTTGGGGAAAATCAAACGGCTATAAAGATTTTGACTTAAAAGATATTAATTGGAAATTGAAAGAGATTTGA
- a CDS encoding DUF6241 domain-containing protein — protein sequence MNRLKALVVIGAICIGMLVFFVFFMGDSNFFKADASEEEVVVTEESKTVDEVPVETEVEVDEEALTQVEIEFPFTMSEGRVKDAIHHMSHGWIWAAQKRGHLEATQERIDRLLIVVKENHEKYEYADLYEEILTRWQAGDFSKAVRDHNAVWTLLEGEVGKALRLLTKEERKEYAKMYYNR from the coding sequence TTGAATCGGTTAAAAGCACTTGTAGTAATTGGGGCCATTTGTATTGGTATGTTAGTTTTTTTTGTGTTTTTCATGGGTGATAGTAATTTTTTTAAAGCGGACGCTTCTGAAGAAGAGGTAGTAGTAACAGAGGAATCTAAAACTGTAGATGAGGTACCTGTTGAAACGGAGGTAGAAGTGGATGAAGAGGCATTAACACAGGTAGAAATAGAGTTTCCTTTTACTATGAGTGAAGGACGGGTAAAGGACGCCATTCACCATATGAGTCATGGTTGGATATGGGCTGCACAGAAGCGAGGACATTTAGAGGCTACACAAGAAAGAATTGATCGGCTGCTTATTGTTGTAAAAGAAAACCATGAAAAATACGAATATGCTGATTTATATGAAGAAATTCTCACAAGGTGGCAAGCAGGCGACTTCAGCAAAGCCGTCCGTGACCATAACGCTGTCTGGACTTTACTAGAAGGCGAAGTCGGAAAAGCACTTCGCCTGCTTACGAAAGAAGAACGTAAAGAGTATGCTAAAATGTATTATAATAGATAA
- a CDS encoding transposase — protein sequence MPRAPRKRSTTGIYHVMIRGVNRQIIFEDREDKKKFLTTLKKVKDLSDCKLFAYCLMDNHVHLLLKESPEMSVSDIMKRTSSRYVVWYNRKYERYGHLFQNRFKSENVETVDYFRTVLRYIHQNPLKAGHVTNVFESKWTSLPEYLSTSYIIDTKPVLKLFENNSTNNSSIQNFKIFMSEQSEEECLDLETKASDEEVKMFLTMKLGIKTSSQLQQMNRNSRDDVLKQLKKLKGVSNGQLARITGISKNIIQRAGK from the coding sequence ATGCCTAGAGCACCGCGTAAGAGAAGTACTACTGGTATTTATCATGTCATGATTAGAGGCGTTAATCGGCAAATCATCTTTGAAGATAGGGAGGATAAGAAGAAATTTCTTACTACGTTAAAAAAGGTAAAAGATCTATCTGACTGTAAACTTTTTGCCTATTGCCTAATGGACAACCACGTACATTTGCTACTGAAAGAATCTCCTGAAATGAGCGTATCAGACATAATGAAGCGTACATCTTCGAGATATGTTGTTTGGTATAACCGAAAATATGAACGGTATGGCCACCTTTTCCAGAATCGTTTTAAAAGTGAGAATGTCGAAACCGTTGATTACTTCCGAACCGTTCTACGTTATATTCACCAAAATCCTTTGAAAGCCGGGCACGTAACTAATGTCTTTGAAAGTAAATGGACAAGCTTGCCAGAATATCTTTCCACTTCTTACATCATCGATACAAAACCCGTATTGAAACTATTTGAAAACAACTCTACTAATAATTCTTCTATCCAAAACTTTAAAATTTTCATGAGTGAACAAAGCGAGGAAGAATGCCTTGATTTAGAAACGAAAGCGTCTGATGAGGAAGTGAAGATGTTTTTAACGATGAAACTGGGGATCAAAACTAGTAGCCAACTTCAGCAAATGAACAGAAACTCTCGAGACGATGTGCTTAAGCAACTAAAAAAATTGAAAGGCGTCTCTAACGGCCAACTCGCACGAATTACAGGAATATCCAAAAACATTATCCAACGAGCCGGAAAATGA
- a CDS encoding sigma-70 family RNA polymerase sigma factor yields the protein MGAVDKRLMLEQLMNDYGDQLTRLAYSYVKDTEIAKDLVQNTFVKCFLNIDTFKHNSTIKTWLYRITINECKDYIKSWDYKKVKVLDIFQSHTKKSQSAEEIVMDKTERKEIQNSIFRLPMKYREIIFLYYFEEMTMEEISSLTELSINTIKTRLRRGKMLLKQKLERRGIYEQ from the coding sequence GTGGGGGCGGTTGACAAGAGGCTTATGCTAGAACAGCTGATGAATGATTACGGCGATCAGTTGACTAGATTAGCTTATTCCTATGTAAAAGATACAGAGATAGCTAAAGACTTAGTACAAAATACGTTTGTGAAATGCTTTTTGAACATAGATACATTCAAACATAACTCTACAATTAAAACATGGCTATACCGTATCACGATAAATGAATGCAAAGACTACATAAAAAGTTGGGACTACAAGAAAGTGAAAGTTTTAGACATTTTCCAAAGCCACACGAAAAAAAGCCAGTCTGCTGAGGAAATTGTAATGGATAAGACGGAGAGGAAAGAAATCCAAAACTCTATTTTTCGCCTACCAATGAAATACAGGGAAATTATCTTTCTCTATTATTTTGAAGAAATGACAATGGAAGAAATTTCGTCATTGACTGAACTGTCGATTAACACAATCAAAACTAGATTAAGAAGAGGAAAAATGTTGTTGAAGCAGAAGTTAGAAAGGAGGGGAATTTATGAACAATAA
- a CDS encoding IS110 family RNA-guided transposase, translating to MEVIHPRVCGLDVHKNSITACIIIKRKKEIRTFGTMTDDLLELLDWIQENQCPIVAMESTGVYWKPIYNLLEVSDIEALVVNAQHIKNVPGRKSDVRDAQWIAQLLQHGLINGSFIPNREQRELRELVRYRRSLIEETARESNRIQKVLEGANIKLGSVASNVLGVSGRKMLRALIEGNLNPEILAEMSLGALRKKIPALQKALKGLVGTHQQFLLARQLDHVEYLEKQIEFIDKELAERLSPSSEEINLVMSIPGIGKRTAEQILAEVGTDMSRFNSDNHLASWAGMVPGENESAGKKKSARTRKGNKYLRSALVEAAKTVGRSKNFFGAKYRRIKARRGGNIASVAIGRCILIAVYHILITKKPFQDLGEDYHLNRKKDQEVKRAIKRIEKLGYSVEISELPA from the coding sequence ATGGAAGTCATTCATCCCCGTGTATGTGGACTTGATGTTCACAAGAATAGTATTACAGCTTGTATTATTATCAAGCGCAAGAAAGAGATTCGTACCTTTGGTACGATGACAGATGATCTTTTAGAATTACTTGATTGGATACAAGAGAACCAGTGTCCAATTGTTGCGATGGAAAGCACCGGAGTTTATTGGAAGCCCATATACAACCTACTCGAAGTCTCAGACATTGAAGCACTAGTTGTTAACGCTCAACATATTAAGAATGTACCTGGAAGAAAGTCCGATGTTCGTGATGCACAATGGATTGCTCAATTACTTCAACATGGACTGATTAATGGTAGTTTTATTCCTAACAGAGAACAGCGCGAATTAAGAGAGCTTGTTAGATATCGTAGAAGTTTAATAGAAGAAACTGCTCGTGAATCTAATAGAATCCAAAAAGTATTAGAAGGTGCTAATATTAAGCTTGGGTCTGTTGCTTCAAATGTTCTTGGTGTCTCTGGAAGAAAGATGTTACGTGCTTTAATAGAAGGGAATTTGAATCCAGAAATATTGGCAGAAATGTCTTTAGGTGCACTTAGAAAGAAGATTCCTGCTTTACAAAAAGCTTTAAAGGGGCTAGTTGGAACTCATCAACAATTTTTATTAGCTAGACAACTTGACCATGTCGAATACTTGGAGAAACAGATCGAGTTTATCGATAAAGAATTGGCTGAAAGACTTAGCCCTTCATCAGAAGAGATTAATTTGGTTATGTCAATTCCGGGTATCGGTAAGAGAACTGCAGAACAGATTCTAGCTGAAGTTGGAACGGACATGAGTCGCTTTAATAGTGATAATCATTTAGCTTCCTGGGCTGGAATGGTTCCTGGAGAAAACGAAAGTGCTGGTAAAAAAAAAAGCGCGCGCACACGTAAGGGAAATAAGTACCTAAGGAGTGCTTTAGTAGAAGCAGCTAAAACTGTTGGTCGTTCTAAAAACTTTTTTGGAGCTAAGTACAGGAGGATTAAGGCTCGTAGAGGCGGAAATATTGCTTCAGTAGCTATAGGACGCTGTATTTTAATAGCTGTTTATCATATTCTGATAACTAAAAAGCCATTTCAAGATCTTGGTGAAGACTACCATTTAAATCGCAAGAAAGATCAAGAAGTCAAACGTGCCATTAAAAGAATTGAAAAGCTGGGTTATTCTGTAGAAATATCAGAACTACCAGCCTAA
- a CDS encoding LPXTG cell wall anchor domain-containing protein has product MRKICSIHVLLVFTLFVSLLSPMVAFAEEEDTVEVIEVHTTDDNEHDPEIELETMEVKDELLEEEIIEVVEEKKEEEKIKHKETLLPVQTTPASSEDELIELIEESIQDDAFKATLFEFIEEDYEEESFFLIENGFINENSFQLFWFAHVPNVRVASYELFLDGEFVKSLKSRNYDYHFTGLTPSTTYEVVVKALDKNGNFLLEASLSVTTPAEPSGEVVTFTDKNLENAIKEQLGITRELQESDIENLTELYAIDKGITDLSGIERLTNLEILSFFENNISDITPLKELTNLVDLDLDSNLIENVNALSNLKNLHILWLANNPVSDISQLGMLTNLEALFLHETQISNIAVIENLPHLSHLTLHGSLVDFSEGTNTLILLLELKDAGVYIDVLDDEDFGFEFELGVEGINENAAYISWWYYTEEEMDLSYRVQLNWEEIVVTKDSGIELTDLSPNTTYEVHVEVLDESNEVIDFGYVTFKTPKEPSGELVIIQDEQLLQVIKETLYIQHRPLYESDMKRLDWLDAQYRDIKSLEGLQYAVKLEGLFVAGNAVDDLSPLADLDFLMFLNVSDNNITDIEPLKGLYIYDLDLSLNPITDISILSSLEELTYLYLHDTKITDISVLLQLEYLQLVTLFNTEGLTFEEGTEEYNVMQQLMEKGVWVITSEDDFNFPTNIEFEVLSVTESEIEIAWDYFGEESVVGYSVFLNDEHVGDVEDGYFYFEDLLPETSYTISVIAIDEEGYYVDYSYIDVMTEAIQEEMPEEDVEEELGESENPVKENEPNDKNENEESAPTAPVKKKEAEKKVKTEKKNKTTTGAALPNTATNTFNYMALGLVMILAGGAFLLLRLRRKLV; this is encoded by the coding sequence ATGAGGAAGATTTGTTCTATTCATGTTTTGTTAGTTTTCACCTTATTTGTATCATTGTTAAGTCCAATGGTTGCTTTTGCAGAGGAAGAGGATACTGTGGAAGTAATCGAAGTACATACGACGGACGACAATGAACACGATCCAGAGATTGAACTGGAAACGATGGAAGTAAAGGACGAATTACTTGAGGAAGAGATAATTGAGGTAGTAGAAGAGAAAAAAGAGGAAGAAAAAATAAAACATAAAGAAACGTTGTTACCAGTGCAAACAACACCTGCATCCTCAGAAGACGAGTTAATTGAATTAATAGAAGAATCGATCCAGGATGATGCTTTTAAAGCTACCCTATTTGAATTTATTGAAGAAGATTACGAAGAGGAAAGCTTCTTTCTAATAGAAAACGGATTTATTAATGAAAACAGCTTCCAATTATTCTGGTTTGCACACGTTCCGAATGTGCGAGTAGCATCGTATGAGCTATTTTTAGACGGCGAATTTGTAAAATCGTTAAAAAGTAGAAACTATGACTACCATTTTACAGGGCTTACTCCTAGCACTACCTATGAAGTTGTTGTAAAAGCATTAGATAAAAACGGAAATTTCTTATTAGAAGCATCTTTATCTGTTACAACACCTGCAGAACCTTCCGGGGAGGTTGTTACATTTACAGATAAAAACTTAGAAAACGCCATTAAAGAACAGTTAGGCATTACTAGAGAATTACAAGAAAGTGACATAGAGAATTTAACTGAGCTATACGCTATTGACAAAGGTATAACAGATCTTTCTGGTATAGAAAGATTAACTAACTTAGAAATATTATCATTTTTTGAAAATAACATTTCTGACATTACACCGTTAAAAGAGTTAACCAATCTAGTAGACTTAGACTTAGATTCTAATCTAATTGAAAATGTAAATGCTTTAAGTAACTTAAAGAATTTACATATATTATGGTTAGCTAATAATCCTGTTAGTGACATTAGCCAACTAGGAATGCTAACGAATTTAGAAGCTTTATTTTTACATGAAACACAAATTTCTAACATTGCTGTGATTGAAAATTTGCCTCACTTAAGTCACTTAACGTTACATGGTTCTCTTGTAGATTTTTCTGAAGGCACAAATACATTAATACTATTACTAGAGTTAAAGGATGCAGGTGTCTATATTGATGTATTAGACGATGAAGATTTTGGGTTTGAGTTTGAATTAGGGGTAGAAGGCATTAATGAAAACGCTGCGTATATCTCTTGGTGGTATTACACGGAAGAAGAAATGGACCTTTCCTACCGAGTACAACTGAATTGGGAAGAAATAGTTGTTACGAAAGATTCAGGAATAGAGCTAACTGACTTATCTCCTAATACAACTTATGAAGTTCATGTAGAAGTTTTAGATGAAAGTAACGAGGTCATTGATTTTGGGTATGTTACTTTTAAAACTCCAAAGGAACCTTCTGGTGAACTTGTTATCATCCAAGATGAGCAACTACTACAAGTAATTAAAGAGACTTTATACATTCAGCATAGACCACTTTACGAGTCTGATATGAAGCGTTTGGATTGGCTAGATGCGCAGTATAGAGATATTAAGAGCTTAGAAGGATTACAATATGCTGTTAAATTAGAAGGATTATTTGTAGCTGGCAATGCCGTTGACGACTTGAGTCCTTTAGCAGATTTAGATTTTCTAATGTTCTTAAATGTTAGTGATAATAATATAACCGATATTGAACCGTTAAAAGGGTTATATATTTACGATTTAGACTTATCATTGAATCCAATTACAGATATTTCTATTTTAAGTAGTTTAGAAGAGTTAACTTATTTATATTTACACGACACAAAAATAACGGATATTTCAGTACTACTACAACTGGAGTATTTACAACTTGTAACGTTGTTCAACACTGAAGGTTTAACGTTTGAAGAAGGAACAGAAGAGTATAACGTTATGCAACAATTGATGGAAAAAGGTGTTTGGGTTATTACAAGTGAGGATGACTTTAATTTCCCAACTAATATTGAGTTTGAAGTGCTTTCCGTTACAGAAAGCGAAATAGAAATAGCTTGGGATTACTTCGGTGAAGAATCAGTAGTCGGTTACAGCGTGTTCCTAAATGATGAACATGTTGGCGATGTAGAAGATGGGTATTTTTATTTTGAAGATTTATTACCAGAGACGAGCTATACAATATCAGTTATTGCAATCGATGAAGAAGGTTATTATGTAGACTACAGCTATATCGATGTAATGACAGAAGCTATACAAGAAGAAATGCCTGAAGAGGATGTTGAAGAGGAGCTCGGAGAATCTGAAAATCCAGTTAAAGAAAACGAGCCAAACGATAAAAATGAGAATGAAGAAAGTGCTCCAACTGCTCCAGTGAAAAAGAAAGAAGCAGAGAAAAAAGTAAAAACAGAAAAGAAAAACAAAACAACAACAGGAGCTGCCCTTCCAAACACAGCTACAAATACATTCAATTATATGGCATTAGGGTTAGTAATGATTTTAGCAGGCGGAGCATTCCTTTTACTTCGATTAAGAAGAAAGTTAGTGTAA
- the nagA gene encoding N-acetylglucosamine-6-phosphate deacetylase, which yields MYCTALLKGLTIVEEETTILNGYVVLKDGKIFETGTGTFSTIDEDLITYDFSSHSDYKAIPGFIDIHIHGVNGADMMDATEEALRTMCTSLPYEGTTAFLPTTITQKPEKIIKALKKVAQYQEEQSQNGGQAEIIGIHLEGPFISPSKAGAQPIEHIVEPTIEAFQLFNEAAGGWLIVITVAPELPNGINLVRVASSQGIIVSIGHTEASFEKVEEAVEAGAKHVTHLFNQMSGLHHREPGVVGAALSMEELKVEIICDGIHVHPQVVKATIAAKGVENVLLITDSMRAKGLPDGVFDLGGQAVTVKAGTALLADGTLAGSLLRMDEAVRNVMKWTGYSLREAVKMASENPAKQLGIFDRKGSIKVGKDADIVILNDDNQVVMTFCKGERAETGLD from the coding sequence GTGTACTGTACAGCCTTACTTAAAGGATTGACAATAGTCGAAGAAGAAACGACCATTCTAAACGGTTACGTTGTTCTAAAGGATGGGAAAATTTTTGAGACAGGAACGGGTACGTTTTCTACCATTGATGAAGATTTGATAACCTATGACTTTTCCTCTCACAGTGACTATAAGGCTATCCCAGGTTTTATTGACATACATATACACGGAGTGAACGGGGCAGACATGATGGACGCGACAGAGGAAGCTCTTCGCACAATGTGTACGTCTTTACCTTACGAAGGAACTACAGCCTTTTTGCCAACAACCATCACGCAGAAACCTGAAAAAATTATTAAAGCTTTAAAAAAGGTTGCACAGTATCAAGAAGAGCAATCGCAAAACGGTGGTCAAGCAGAGATAATTGGTATTCATCTAGAAGGTCCTTTTATTTCCCCATCGAAAGCGGGAGCACAACCAATCGAACATATTGTGGAACCTACTATTGAAGCTTTTCAACTTTTTAACGAAGCAGCTGGTGGTTGGTTGATAGTGATAACGGTAGCTCCTGAATTACCGAATGGAATCAATCTTGTTCGTGTAGCCTCTTCGCAAGGAATAATCGTTTCGATCGGACATACAGAAGCCAGTTTTGAAAAAGTAGAAGAAGCTGTTGAAGCTGGAGCGAAGCATGTCACGCATTTATTTAATCAAATGAGTGGGCTTCATCACCGCGAGCCTGGTGTTGTGGGAGCGGCACTTTCTATGGAAGAGTTAAAAGTCGAAATCATTTGCGATGGAATTCACGTTCATCCGCAAGTCGTAAAAGCAACAATAGCTGCTAAGGGAGTAGAAAATGTCCTACTCATTACAGACTCGATGCGAGCAAAAGGCCTGCCGGACGGTGTTTTTGACCTAGGAGGACAAGCGGTAACGGTAAAAGCAGGTACTGCCCTATTAGCTGATGGAACACTAGCTGGTAGTTTGCTGAGAATGGATGAGGCGGTAAGGAATGTCATGAAATGGACGGGATATTCGCTTCGAGAGGCAGTGAAAATGGCATCAGAAAACCCAGCAAAACAACTCGGAATATTTGATCGCAAAGGAAGCATAAAAGTAGGCAAAGACGCAGACATCGTCATATTAAATGATGATAATCAAGTTGTGATGACTTTTTGTAAAGGTGAGAGAGCGGAGACGGGGTTGGATTAA
- a CDS encoding S8 family serine peptidase, whose product MVKWKGKKRTKRVVVSILTSAAILASVSFSSPSPSDATDFELHFNGVKSLHQAQLSKTSSNGTAKFLVDSENMKMPYGIQKKLEKVASDNSLYVVQFTGPITDDQRASLEASGAEIIDYIPDYAFVVDFKGKAAELQSQHAISTVSPFLPKYKIDPQLYSKNPSSLMKAVVYTKKQLAKEVEVKGLDGLVQYALSNDVLYIAEQPEFTLMNDVARGIVKADVAQNNFGLYGQGQIVAVADTGLDTGRNDSSMHDAFRGKITAIHALGRSNNANDPNGHGTHVAGSVLGNALHKGMAPQANLVFQSIMDSSGGLGGLPSNLNTLFSQAYNNGARIHTNSWGAPVNGAYTTNSRQVDEYVRNNDMTVLFAAGNEGPSSGTISAPGTAKNAITVGATENLRPSFGSMADNINHVASFSSRGPTRDGRIKPDVMAPGTYILSARSSLAPNSSFWANHDSKYAYMGGTSMATPIVAGNVAQLREHFMKNRGITPKPSLLKAALIAGATDVGLGYPNGNQGWGRVTLDKSLNVAFVNETTALSTGQKATYSFQATAGKPLKISLVWTDAPGSTTASKTLVNDLDLVITAPNGQRFVGNDFSSPFDNNWDGTNNVENVFINAPQSGTYTVEVQAYNVPSGPQRFALAIVH is encoded by the coding sequence ATGGTAAAGTGGAAAGGTAAAAAACGAACAAAGAGGGTTGTTGTATCGATCCTGACTTCAGCGGCAATCTTGGCATCTGTTTCATTTAGCTCCCCCTCTCCTTCCGACGCAACAGATTTCGAACTACATTTCAACGGGGTCAAGTCCCTTCATCAAGCTCAGCTGTCTAAAACTAGTTCAAATGGCACCGCTAAGTTTCTCGTAGACTCTGAAAATATGAAAATGCCTTATGGAATCCAAAAGAAACTCGAAAAAGTAGCCTCCGATAACAGTCTATATGTTGTACAGTTCACCGGTCCGATCACAGATGACCAAAGAGCTAGTCTAGAAGCATCCGGCGCAGAAATCATCGACTACATTCCGGATTATGCGTTTGTCGTAGATTTTAAAGGCAAAGCTGCCGAGTTACAGTCGCAACATGCCATCTCGACTGTCTCTCCTTTTTTACCAAAATATAAAATTGATCCACAACTTTACAGCAAAAATCCTTCCAGTCTAATGAAAGCAGTCGTTTACACGAAAAAACAACTCGCTAAAGAAGTGGAAGTAAAAGGATTGGACGGACTTGTACAATACGCTTTGAGCAACGATGTGTTGTACATAGCAGAACAACCGGAGTTCACGCTCATGAATGACGTTGCTCGTGGCATTGTGAAAGCCGATGTGGCGCAAAACAATTTTGGATTATACGGCCAAGGTCAGATTGTTGCAGTCGCGGATACGGGGCTTGACACTGGAAGAAACGATAGCTCCATGCATGATGCTTTTAGAGGAAAAATTACAGCCATTCACGCGTTAGGAAGGTCCAATAACGCCAATGACCCGAATGGCCATGGTACGCATGTGGCAGGATCTGTCTTAGGAAACGCACTCCATAAAGGGATGGCTCCCCAAGCGAATTTAGTTTTTCAATCGATTATGGACTCTAGTGGCGGCCTTGGAGGATTGCCTTCCAACTTGAACACACTGTTTAGTCAGGCTTACAATAACGGGGCAAGAATCCACACGAATTCTTGGGGTGCGCCAGTAAACGGAGCGTACACAACGAACTCCAGACAAGTAGATGAATATGTTCGTAACAATGACATGACGGTTCTTTTTGCAGCCGGTAACGAGGGACCTAGCTCTGGAACAATCAGTGCACCTGGTACAGCGAAAAACGCAATCACAGTTGGTGCGACAGAAAATTTACGCCCGAGCTTCGGTTCGATGGCCGATAACATTAATCATGTGGCGTCGTTTTCATCAAGAGGGCCAACAAGAGACGGCCGCATCAAGCCAGACGTAATGGCACCTGGCACGTATATTTTATCCGCTAGGTCGTCCCTTGCGCCGAACTCTTCTTTCTGGGCAAATCACGACAGCAAGTATGCGTATATGGGCGGAACTTCCATGGCAACACCGATTGTAGCAGGTAACGTGGCACAGTTGCGCGAGCATTTTATGAAAAATAGAGGCATCACGCCAAAGCCTTCCTTATTAAAAGCTGCATTGATCGCCGGCGCGACAGATGTAGGGCTTGGGTATCCGAACGGCAACCAAGGTTGGGGCCGAGTGACACTTGATAAGTCGTTGAATGTTGCGTTTGTGAACGAAACAACTGCGCTATCTACAGGGCAAAAAGCAACATACTCTTTCCAAGCAACAGCTGGAAAACCGCTTAAAATTTCGTTAGTTTGGACAGATGCACCAGGAAGCACGACTGCATCGAAAACGCTTGTAAATGATTTGGATCTTGTTATTACAGCACCAAACGGTCAAAGATTCGTAGGAAACGACTTTTCCTCCCCGTTTGACAACAACTGGGACGGCACAAACAACGTAGAAAATGTGTTCATCAATGCTCCACAAAGCGGCACGTACACGGTTGAAGTGCAAGCATACAACGTTCCATCTGGACCGCAACGATTTGCTTTAGCGATTGTGCATTAA
- a CDS encoding protein-glutamine gamma-glutamyltransferase produces MLLVAGRQLQQDNLVNLGRVERDIVQLMIAAPDRLTYPSMRELMFELQTRINIMDAAREMSEGEAAFTTFEYHRANPAYWSLTHTGGFQLRRGVSPADAITDIFRNSSQYAFECATAVVIIFYYGVLKSIGKHSFDMLFQNLYLYSWHTDPDLDLYTTYADYFFPGDVVYFNNPDFHPNTSWYRGENAVVMTEGMFFGHGFGIMTGREMIDFLNTQRFPGSTRPAYLTSLVTKISSGTIQRLANLPANAMALRKSPRPLVHHNRCSICIIEHQHYCSKKD; encoded by the coding sequence ATGTTACTAGTAGCGGGAAGGCAATTGCAACAGGATAATTTGGTGAACTTAGGTCGGGTGGAAAGAGACATTGTACAATTAATGATTGCCGCTCCCGACAGGCTCACGTATCCTTCTATGAGGGAGTTAATGTTTGAGTTACAAACTCGCATAAATATTATGGATGCTGCAAGGGAAATGAGTGAAGGCGAAGCGGCGTTTACGACGTTTGAGTATCACCGGGCCAATCCAGCTTACTGGAGTTTAACCCATACTGGAGGGTTTCAGTTAAGGCGTGGTGTTAGCCCAGCTGATGCGATTACAGATATTTTTCGAAACAGCTCTCAGTATGCGTTTGAATGTGCTACGGCTGTGGTGATTATTTTTTATTATGGTGTGTTGAAGAGTATTGGCAAGCATTCGTTTGATATGCTTTTTCAAAATCTTTATTTATATAGCTGGCATACAGATCCTGACCTTGATTTATATACAACGTATGCGGATTATTTTTTTCCTGGGGATGTGGTGTATTTTAACAACCCTGACTTTCATCCGAATACGTCTTGGTATCGAGGGGAAAATGCGGTTGTGATGACGGAAGGGATGTTTTTTGGGCATGGATTTGGGATTATGACTGGGAGAGAAATGATTGATTTTCTTAATACGCAACGGTTTCCTGGAAGCACTCGACCTGCATATTTGACGAGTTTAGTTACAAAAATCTCTTCAGGTACGATTCAACGGTTGGCGAATTTACCGGCGAATGCTATGGCGCTTAGGAAATCGCCGAGACCACTTGTGCATCATAATAGGTGCTCGATTTGTATCATTGAGCATCAACATTATTGTAGTAAAAAGGATTAA